The Cervus elaphus chromosome 22, mCerEla1.1, whole genome shotgun sequence genome has a window encoding:
- the LOC122680096 gene encoding apolipoprotein L3-like, protein MSSEDPRNRSERQSFFEDVVEFLQKSVRWEHLKFLLEDKPWENFVTKVNLSREEANVLREHLIKLLTDLAGEDPGRLQKYQQEKERFLKEFPQVKQKLKESIKKLRELADHVDKVHRDCTISNVVASSTGIASGTLSILGLILAPFTGGLSLGLSAAGIGLGAASAVTGVSTMVVEKVNTSSAETQASLLDTAEIISYVIDLYHVKDLGMYIHAIRVANDNPELEATEPLLSRLITTRQVSVQSDEQVRPFEGTPLAATRTARIASGVTSGLFLALNVYSLVKEVQDLQEGAKTASAENMRQKAQELEKKLEELTWVYESLQ, encoded by the exons aGAGACAAAGCTTTTTTGAGGATGTCGTTGAGTTTCTCCAAAAGAGTGTGAGATGGGAACACCTGAAATTCCTGCTCGAAGACAAACCCTGGGAGAATTTTGTGACCAAGGTCAATTTGTCCAG GGAAGAAGCAAATGTACTCCGTGAACATCTGATCAAGCTGCTAACAGACTTGGCCGGGGAGGACCCAGGCAGGCTCCAAAAATACCAGCAGGAAAAGGAGAGGTTTTTGAAGGAGTTTCCTCAGGTAAAACAGAAGCTGAAGGAGAGCATAAAAAAGCTCCGTGAGCTCGCAGACCATGTTGACAAGGTGCACAGGGACTGCACCATCTCCAATGTGGTAGCCTCCTCCACTGGCATTGCGTCTGGCACCCTGAGCATCCTTGGCCTGATTCTTGCACCCTTTACAGGGGGTCTCAGTCTGGGACTCTCAGCTGCTGGAATAGGGCTGGGAGCAGCATCTGCTGTAACAGGTGTGTCCACCATGGTGGTAGAAAAGGTAAACACGTCATCAGCAGAAACCCAGGCCAGTCTCCTTGACACAGCCGAAATAATATCCTATGTAATTGATCTCTACCATGTTAAAGACTTAGGGATGTATATTCATGCCATCAGGGTGGCCAATGACAACCCTGAATTAGAAGCCACTGAGCCACTGCTCAGCAGGCTAATaaccaccaggcaagtctctGTCCAAAGTGACGAACAGGTGAGGCCTTTCGAAGGCACACCTCTGGCAGCGACTAGAACAGCCCGCATCGCGAGTGGAGTCACATCAGGTTTATTCTTGGCACTGAACGTGTACTCCCTGGTGAAAGAAGTACAGGACTTGCAGGAGGGGGCAAAGACAGCATCGGCTGAAAACATGAGGCAGAAAGCCCAGGAGCTGGAGAAGAAGTTGGAGGAGCTCACCTGGGTCTATGAGAGTCTGCAATAG